The segment ATAAAATTCGGACATGTTGACTCGGTTGTAAGCTGGCAATTGTGTTCCAAACGCGACTGCTGCGATTGAAAGTTTGGATGCTCTTATTGAAGCAGAGCCGAGCAAAATCTGCCATTGAAAAAGAATGAATGCAGTGCAGAAACTACGAACTGTTCATCACGTTACGAAGTCGAAAGCATTCAGCTTAGAGACGGTTTGTCATACGTGCAGCGAGCGCTTTGATCCCGTAAACTCTAGCTCATCAATTGGCACCATTTCCCTGCACCAGAATTCCAAAAGTGATTTGCAATGGCCGAGAAAACGAAACGCCGGGACCTGAAATTTCAGACGGTCGACGATGTAATTGCAGAAGCCCAACGACTTTTGGATTCGGGCTATCAATCCAATGGCAACTGGAACCTGGGCCAAACCTGCTTTCATCTGATCGAGTGGATACGGTATCCCATGGATGGCTTTCCAAAGCCGCCGTGGTTCGTTCGAACCATTTTCGGAGCCATGAAAATGTTTGGCATGATTGAGAAAATGAAACAGGGAATTCTCAATGACGGATTCAAGCCCGGCACTCCGACCGCGCCAGATACCGTCGCGCAACCCGATGCTCTTAGCGACGCAGAAGGAGTACAGCAACTCGCTGCGATCATCGAACGAATGAAGAACCACACCGCCGAGCTGTATCCATCACCATTGTTCGGCGTGATGGACAACGAGACATGGCATACCGTCACATTGCGACACTGCGAACACCACTTGGGGTTCCTTGAACCCAAAACCCACGAACAGGTTGGCTAAAGATTTCCAAACAGGCCGGGCAAACCACCCGGCCATCGGAAACCTCACTACTCGCCCATCAGCTTCTTGATTATCGGCTCCATTGCCAATGCCCAAGCTTCGTAGCCTTTCTCGTTCGGATGCAGCAGGTCGGGCATGATCGACTTTGGCAAGTTTCCATTTTCGTCCAGGAATTTGTCGCCAATATCCAGAAAGAAAACCTGTTCGCCGTCAGCAAAGTCGCTGATCAACGCATTGATCTCATCATTGCGAACGCGGTGCTTGCCTTTCGTGTCGGCATCGCGAGGGAATACGGCCAGCAGCAAAATTTTCGTGTTCGGCAGCCGACTTTTTAGCCCATTGAGAATGTGCTCAATGCCCAGCGCCGTCTCGTCAGCAGGATCCATGCGGTGACCGGTGTTGTTGGTGCCGATCATCACAACCGCCAGCTTTGGGTCGATGTCGTCGATGGCCCCGTTTTCGAATCGCCACAAAACATGTTCCGTACGATCGCCACTGAAGCCAATGTTCAGGACGTTGCGGTCGGCGTAGAACTGATCGAAGACTTTTTTACCAGCCTGTTCCCAGCCGTGTGTGATGGAGTCGCCGACGAAGAGCAAGTCAACTTTTTCCATTTCTTTCCTCGCAGCCAGTTTTTCTTTATGACGAGGCATCCACCATTTCACTGCCCATTCGGCAGTTTGGGTTTCCGGAGTGATTGATTTCGGAGTCGGTTTTACATCTTTGTCGCCACGCCACAGCCACCGCATCGACTCCGGCAGAATCGCGCCGCCGTGTTTTCCGTTGTGACCCTCGGTGCCGTAAACGAACTTGTAATCGTAGCCCTTGTACGCCAGCGCTTTGGCCATCTGCTGGTTCGCCAGCGGCCAGTTTCCGTGCTCGTTGTCCAGGTCGCCGCTGCCGTCCTGCAGGAACACGCGAATTGGTTTCTTTTCCGTTTTGCGAATGATGCCCGGATAGGTGTCGCCGTGGCGGATGTTCGTGAAGCTGCCGATGTGGCTCAGGACCTTGCGGAACTTGTCGGGCCGCTCCCACGCGACGGTGAACGCACAGATGCCTCCGCTGCTGGCTCCGCAAATCGCCCAGCGATCCGGGTTCGGGTCAATGTTGTACTTTTCCAGAATCGGTGGCAGAACTTCGTCCAACAGGAACGTTGCATAGTCCGCGCTGAGCGTGTCATATTCAAACGAACGGTTCTCAGGTCGCGGGCGCCAGCCACGTTGTTCAGGCAGCTGATCTTTCTTGTGCCCGGGATCGACAAAGACGCCGATCGTGACCGGCATTTCTCCGTGGGCGATCAGGTTATCCATCACGACTGGTGCCCGGTAAGAACCATCACGGCTCTCGTAAGCATGTCCGTCCTGAAAGACCATCAACGCGGCTGGCTTTTTCGGATCGTACTGCTTCGGGACGTAGATCGAATATCGCCGCTTCGTTCCCGGAAAAGTTTTGCTCTCAAGGATCTCTCCTTGAGTGATCTCGCCCTGAGGCACATTCTGAACTTGCGAGTCCGGGCCGAGAGCGTACTTTTGATCTTGCTGGGCGAAAGCAGTCGCGCCAAAAAGCAACGCGACAAAAATGACAAGGATATGTTTCACTGTTGTTTCCATGTTCAATGGGGTAACTGGCTGACGGTCGACCGGTATTATATCAGGATTGAAATCAGTTGCTTTGCGAGCCAGGTAAATCGATGACGGACAATCACCAACCTGAAACCGTGACCATCGTGGGAGCCGGGATCACCGGTCTTGCTGCTGCGTGGAAAATCCAACAGCTTTCGCCGCAGACGCGAATCACCGTTCTTGAATCTTCGGATCGCGTTGGCGGAGTCTTGCAAACGAAGCACATCGACGGCTATCTCGTCGAGCAATCTGCCGACATGTTTACTTGCCAGCCACCGACGGCCTTGGAATTGTGCCGCGAGTTGGGGCTTGAGGATCAGCTACTGACGACGGCTGAACCGAAAGACAAAGCCTTCGTCGGACTTGGTGGCAAAGTCGTTCCGGTTCCTGCGGGATTTTCTTTGATGGTGCCGTCTCAGGAAGATTCGATTCGTTCCTGGCCGCTGCTGAGCGAATCCGGAAAACAACGTTTGCTCGACGAAGTCAACGTTGCGGCTCGTGACTACAACGGGAATGGAGATGCCGACGAAGACTTTGCTTCGTTCGCAATTCGCCGCTTCGGCCAGGAGGCTTTCGACGCGCTTATCCAGCCTCTGGTTAGCGGCATCTATTCTGCGGATCCGAAAATGCTGAGCATGAACGCGACGATGAGCCGTTTCGTGGAGATGGAAAAGGAGCAC is part of the Mariniblastus fucicola genome and harbors:
- a CDS encoding DUF1569 domain-containing protein; protein product: MAEKTKRRDLKFQTVDDVIAEAQRLLDSGYQSNGNWNLGQTCFHLIEWIRYPMDGFPKPPWFVRTIFGAMKMFGMIEKMKQGILNDGFKPGTPTAPDTVAQPDALSDAEGVQQLAAIIERMKNHTAELYPSPLFGVMDNETWHTVTLRHCEHHLGFLEPKTHEQVG
- a CDS encoding GDSL-type esterase/lipase family protein, with protein sequence MPRHKEKLAARKEMEKVDLLFVGDSITHGWEQAGKKVFDQFYADRNVLNIGFSGDRTEHVLWRFENGAIDDIDPKLAVVMIGTNNTGHRMDPADETALGIEHILNGLKSRLPNTKILLLAVFPRDADTKGKHRVRNDEINALISDFADGEQVFFLDIGDKFLDENGNLPKSIMPDLLHPNEKGYEAWALAMEPIIKKLMGE